One window of the Eucalyptus grandis isolate ANBG69807.140 chromosome 8, ASM1654582v1, whole genome shotgun sequence genome contains the following:
- the LOC104415805 gene encoding uncharacterized MFS-type transporter YwfA-like isoform X1, translating to MRSETLTLVLVNLAGIMERADESLLPGVYREVGAALHTDPTGLGSLTLIRSAVQSCCYPVAAYLATRHDRARVIALGAFLWAAATFLVAVSSTFLQVAISRGLNGVGLAIVIPAIQSLIADCTDESNRGMAFGWLQLTGNLGSIFGSLCSVLIASTSFLGIPGWRIAFHLVGLVSVIVGILVQLFASDPQFSDDSNLVKDRNSHKPFWSDVKDLVKESKSVIRIPSFQIIVAQGVFGSFSGSALSFAPMWLELIGFSHSTTAFLMTVYIIAFSLGGLFGGWMGDVLAKHLPNSGRIILSQISTASAIPLAAILLLALPDDPSTAFMHGLVLFIMGLCTSWCAPATNKDRP from the exons ATGAGATCCGAGACGTTGACGCTGGTGCTGGTGAACCTGGCGGGGATAATGGAGAGGGCGGACGAGTCCCTGCTCCCGGGCGTGTACAGGGAGGTCGGCGCCGCCCTGCACACGGACCCGACGGGTCTCGGGTCGCTGACCCTCATCCGGTCCGCCGTCCAGTCTTGCTGCTACCCCGTCGCCGCTTACCTCGCGACCCGCCACGACCGTGCCCGCGTCATAGCTCTCGGCGCCTTCCTCTGGGCCGCCGCCACTTTCCTAGTGGCTGTTTCCTCCACTTTCCTGCAG GTAGCAATTTCAAGAGGCTTGAATGGTGTCGGACTTGCAATAGTGATACCTGCTATTCAGTCCCTCATTGCGGACTGCACAGATGAGAGCAACCGTGGGATGGCGTTTGGATGGCTGCAGCTAACAGGGAACCTTGGCTCCATCTTTGGATCGCTGTGTTCTGTTTTAATTGCCTCAACATCATTCCTGGGAATCCCTGGTTGGAGAATTGCTTTTCACCTGGTTGGATTAGTCAGTGTCATCGTTGGTATTCTAGTGCAGCTCTTTGCAAGCGATCCTCAATTTTCTGATGACAGTAACTTAGTTAAAGATCGGAATTCGCACAAGCCCTTCTGGTCAGATGTCAAAGACCTGGTTAAAGAATCGAAATCTGTCATCAGAATCCCGTCTTTTCAGATAATAGTGGCTCAGGGTGTATTTGGATCATTCTCAGGGTCAGCCCTTtcatttgccccaatgtggtTGGAGCTCATCGGCTTCTCGCACAGTACGACAGCTTTCCTCATGACGGTCTACATCATCGCCTTCTCACTTGGTGGTCTATTTGGAGGTTGGATGGGGGACGTTCTTGCTAAGCACTTGCCCAACTCGGGAAGAATAATCTTGTCGCAGATAAGCACTGCTTCGGCCATTCCTTTAGCTGCGATTTTGCTTCTAGCATTGCCCGATGATCCTTCCACAGCCTTCATGCATGGTCTTGTTTTATTTATCATGGGGCTGTGCACATCCTGGTGTGCCCCGGCCACAAACAA AGATCGTCCCTGA
- the LOC120286157 gene encoding LOW QUALITY PROTEIN: probable LRR receptor-like serine/threonine-protein kinase At5g10290 (The sequence of the model RefSeq protein was modified relative to this genomic sequence to represent the inferred CDS: inserted 1 base in 1 codon), producing the protein MAVIQLATDNFSEKNVLGQGGFGKVYKGVLADNMKIAVKRLTDFESPGGDAAFPREVEMISVAVHRNLLRLIGFCTTPTERLLVXPFMQNLSVAYRLREIKPGEPVLDWPRRKRVALGAARGLEYLHEHCNPKIIHRDVKAANVLLDEDFEAVVGDFGLAKLVDVRQTNVTTQVRGTMGHIAPEYLSTGKSSERTDVFGYGIMLLETGQRAIDFSRLEEEDDVLLLDHVRQFILLIVSLWNLFPPPFLFF; encoded by the exons ATGGCAGTGATTCAG CTTGCAACAGACAACTTCAGTGAGAAAAACGTCCTGGGGCAGGGTGGTTTTGGGAAAGTCTACAAAGGAGTGCTTGCTGATAATATGAAAATTGCTGTGAAGCGATTAACTGATTTTGAGAGCCCTGGTGGAGATGCAGCATTTCCACGTGAAGTCGAAATGATAAGTGTTGCAGTTCATAGGAATCTTTTGAGGTTAATTGGATTTTGCACAACACCTACGGAGCGCTTGCTGG GACCCTTCATGCAAAACTTAAGTGTTGCCTATCGGCTTCGAG AGATCAAACCTGGGGAGCCTGTTTTGGATTGGCCCAGAAGAAAACGGGTAGCATTGGGTGCTGCACGTGGTCTGGAGTATCTTCACGAACACTGCAATCCTAAGATTATTCATCGGGACGTAAAAGCTGCTAATGTTTTGCTCGATGAGGATTTTGAAGCCGTTGTGGGTGATTTCGGCCTTGCAAAATTAGTTGATGTGAGACAGACTAATGTTACAACTCAAGTTCGTGGGACAATGGGCCATATTGCGCCGGAATATTTGTCAACTGGGAAGTCCTCAGAGAGGACTGATGTTTTTGGTTATGGAATTATGCTTTTAGAGACTGGTCAACGTGCAATTGACTTCTCACgtctagaggaagaagatgatgtgctACTGCTTGACCATGTAAGACAGTTTATTCTTCTCATTGTTTCTTTATGGAATTTATTTCCTCCTCCCTTCCTATTTTTCTAG
- the LOC104415805 gene encoding uncharacterized MFS-type transporter YwfA-like isoform X2, protein MRSETLTLVLVNLAGIMERADESLLPGVYREVGAALHTDPTGLGSLTLIRSAVQSCCYPVAAYLATRHDRARVIALGAFLWAAATFLVAVSSTFLQVAISRGLNGVGLAIVIPAIQSLIADCTDESNRGMAFGWLQLTGNLGSIFGSLCSVLIASTSFLGIPGWRIAFHLVGLVSVIVGILVQLFASDPQFSDDSNLVKDRNSHKPFWSDVKDLVKESKSVIRIPSFQIIVAQGVFGSFSGSALSFAPMWLELIGFSHSTTAFLMTVYIIAFSLGGLFGGWMGDVLAKHLPNSGRIILSQISTASAIPLAAILLLALPDDPSTAFMHGLVLFIMGLCTSWCAPATNNPIFAEIVPEKSRTSIYALDNSFESILASFAPPLVGILAQHIYGYKPIPKGSSDSIEIETDRENAASLAKALYAAMGIPMAICCFIYSFLYCTYWRDREHARMDALTEMQQIEVDSPYTGEDITDLIANGAYEKARSTIDRDYGTEEWVDLDDNDEKSLLSRQQTLTDIGE, encoded by the exons ATGAGATCCGAGACGTTGACGCTGGTGCTGGTGAACCTGGCGGGGATAATGGAGAGGGCGGACGAGTCCCTGCTCCCGGGCGTGTACAGGGAGGTCGGCGCCGCCCTGCACACGGACCCGACGGGTCTCGGGTCGCTGACCCTCATCCGGTCCGCCGTCCAGTCTTGCTGCTACCCCGTCGCCGCTTACCTCGCGACCCGCCACGACCGTGCCCGCGTCATAGCTCTCGGCGCCTTCCTCTGGGCCGCCGCCACTTTCCTAGTGGCTGTTTCCTCCACTTTCCTGCAG GTAGCAATTTCAAGAGGCTTGAATGGTGTCGGACTTGCAATAGTGATACCTGCTATTCAGTCCCTCATTGCGGACTGCACAGATGAGAGCAACCGTGGGATGGCGTTTGGATGGCTGCAGCTAACAGGGAACCTTGGCTCCATCTTTGGATCGCTGTGTTCTGTTTTAATTGCCTCAACATCATTCCTGGGAATCCCTGGTTGGAGAATTGCTTTTCACCTGGTTGGATTAGTCAGTGTCATCGTTGGTATTCTAGTGCAGCTCTTTGCAAGCGATCCTCAATTTTCTGATGACAGTAACTTAGTTAAAGATCGGAATTCGCACAAGCCCTTCTGGTCAGATGTCAAAGACCTGGTTAAAGAATCGAAATCTGTCATCAGAATCCCGTCTTTTCAGATAATAGTGGCTCAGGGTGTATTTGGATCATTCTCAGGGTCAGCCCTTtcatttgccccaatgtggtTGGAGCTCATCGGCTTCTCGCACAGTACGACAGCTTTCCTCATGACGGTCTACATCATCGCCTTCTCACTTGGTGGTCTATTTGGAGGTTGGATGGGGGACGTTCTTGCTAAGCACTTGCCCAACTCGGGAAGAATAATCTTGTCGCAGATAAGCACTGCTTCGGCCATTCCTTTAGCTGCGATTTTGCTTCTAGCATTGCCCGATGATCCTTCCACAGCCTTCATGCATGGTCTTGTTTTATTTATCATGGGGCTGTGCACATCCTGGTGTGCCCCGGCCACAAACAA TCCAATATTTGCAGAGATCGTCCCTGAGAAATCCAGAACCAGCATCTACGCACTGGACAACTCTTTTGAGTCCATCCTGGCATCATTTGCTCCCCCGCTGGTCGGTATTCTCGCTCAGCATATATATGGGTATAAACCCATCCCCAAGGGATCATCCGACTCGATAGAGATCGAGACAGACAGAGAAAATGCTGCATCACTTGCCAAGGCACTTTATGCTGCTATGGGCATTCCAATGGCCATCTGTTGCTTTATTTACTCTTTCCTCTACTGTACGTACTGGAGAGATAGAGAGCATGCTAGAATGGATGCGCTCACGGAAATGCAGCAGATTGAGGTTGATAGCCCCTATACAGGCGAAGATATTACCGACCTTATAGCAAATGGTGCTTATGAGAAGGCAAGGAGCACAATCGACAGAGACTATGGAACAGAGGAATGGGTTGATTTGGATGACAACGACGAGAAATCTCTGCTTTCCAGGCAACAAACTTTAACAGACATCGGAGAATAA
- the LOC104417794 gene encoding calmodulin-binding transcription activator 3-like — MQDASSNEDEYDFLKEGRKQTEERLEKALARVKSMVQYPEARDQYRRLLNVVSEIQEAQVEYEMTPDHNGEATDFDDDLTDLEQLLDDDTSCIWDPDPTISLPVSRVYKLTGRLNRQRPYNDCI; from the exons ATGCAAGATGCATCCTCAAATGAGGATGAGtatgattttttgaaagaagGACGAAAGCAGACTGAAGAAAGGTTGGAAAAAGCTCTTGCTAGGGTGAAGTCCATGGTGCAATACCCTGAGGCCAGGGATCAATATAGGAGATTGCTAAACGTTGTTTCTGAGATACAAGAAGCCCAG GTTGAATACGAAATGACACCCGACCATAATGGAGAAGCAAcagattttgatgatgatctgACTGATCTTGAACAACTATTGGACGACGACACTTCATGCATTTGGGACCCTGACCCCACGATCTCTCTTCCCGTCAGTAGGGTTTACAAATTAACTGGTAGACTGAACCGGCAAAGACCGTATAATGACTGCATTTAG
- the LOC104415803 gene encoding glycine--tRNA ligase, chloroplastic/mitochondrial 2-like, whose translation MNLEKKYYSNMNSMNVTEEDEVGYCNKRYSKVESAESYAALMGKAGIEIDIEERRNHIFRQSAALAESAKGQIVVNGGLLNEVVNLVEAPVPILGEFNESFLELPKDLLTMVMQKHQKYFSIADHSGRLLPYFIAVRSSLKYSNLFRL comes from the exons ATGAATCTTGAAAAGAAATACTATTCAAATATGAATTCTATGAATGTCACAGAGGAAGATGAAGTTGGATATTGCAATAAGCGATATTCGAAA GTGGAAAGTGCAGAATCCTATGCAGCTTTAATGGGAAAAGCtggaattgaaattgatatTGAG GAACGGAGAAATCATATATTCAGGCAATCGGCTGCACTTGCAGAAAGTGCCAAAGGTCAGATTGTTGTCAATGGCGGATTGCTTAATGAG GTTGTCAATCTTGTTGAGGCACCTGTTCCGATTCTTGGGGAATTTAATGAATCCTTCTTAGAGCTTCCCAAAGACCTTTTAACAATG GTTATGCAGAagcaccaaaaatatttttccatagcCGATCACAGTGGGAGGCTGTTGCCATATTTTATTGCTGTGAGAAGTTCTTTGAAATATAGCAATTTATTTCGGTTGTAA
- the LOC104415802 gene encoding uncharacterized protein LOC104415802, whose translation MKDMLHDLIVATLCYMRDEKKLQPTPSKKKTKMFGHVNYEDPHFNVGLPVFSIHGNHDDPAGVVAISRGLNGIGLAIVIPAVLSLVADSTDDSNRGMAFGWLQLTGNIGSIIGSLCSVLIASTSFLGIPGWRIAFHLVAIVSVVVGTLVWLFAIDPRHSDDKNQAEDLNSK comes from the exons ATGAAGGACATGCTGCATGATTTAATTGTAGCAACCTTGTGTTATATGAGAGATGAGAAAAAGTTGCAACCAACtccctcaaaaaagaaaacaaaaat GTTTGGCCATGTGAATTATGAAGACCCTCACTTCAATGTTGGCTTGCCAGTCTTCAGCATTCATGGAAATCATGATGATCCTGCTGGAGTG GTAGCAATTTCAAGAGGCTTGAATGGGATCGGACTTGCAATAGTAATACCTGCAGTTCTGTCTCTTGTTGCAGACTCTACAGACGATAGCAACCGTGGGATGGCATTTGGATGGCTGCAGCTAACAGGCAACATTGGCTCCATCATCGGATCGCTGTGTTCTGTTTTAATTGCCTCGACATCCTTCCTGGGAATCCCCGGTTGGAGAATTGCTTTTCACCTGGTCGCCATCGTAAGCGTTGTCGTTGGTACTTTGGTGTGGCTCTTTGCTATTGATCCTCGACATTCTGATGACAAAAATCAAGCTGAAGATCTGAATTCAAAGTAA